A genomic window from Microvirga sp. TS319 includes:
- a CDS encoding branched-chain amino acid ABC transporter permease, whose translation MAVGTQYLTEQPRLRTTSFVLGAIAVAALIVAPFFFYPVLLMSILCFALFACAFNLLIGYVGLLSFGHAAFFGGAAYFTAHAVKVWGWEPLSGILLGAAGAAAMGLVIGFVAIRRQGIYFAMITLALSQMFAFICLQVPFTHGEDGIQGVPRGHLLGLIDLNQPHAMYYVTLAIFLFGVFAIWRIVNSPFGNILKAIRENERRAVSLGYRVDRYKLGAFVMSAALAGLAGGTKAIVFQFATLTDVQWQMSGEVILMTLLGGIGTMIGPIVGAGLVIALQNYLASSQFPVTVLIGIIFVICVLLFRRGIVGEILELMKRKPKGTA comes from the coding sequence ATGGCTGTCGGAACCCAATATCTGACGGAGCAGCCCCGGCTGCGCACCACGTCGTTCGTGCTGGGCGCGATCGCGGTCGCCGCCCTGATCGTGGCCCCGTTCTTCTTCTATCCCGTCCTCCTGATGAGCATCCTGTGCTTCGCGCTGTTCGCCTGCGCGTTCAATCTGCTCATCGGCTATGTCGGCCTCCTGTCCTTCGGCCATGCCGCGTTCTTCGGAGGAGCGGCCTACTTCACCGCGCATGCGGTCAAGGTTTGGGGGTGGGAGCCGCTGTCGGGCATTCTTCTCGGCGCGGCCGGCGCCGCGGCCATGGGCCTCGTCATCGGCTTCGTCGCCATCCGGCGTCAGGGCATCTATTTCGCCATGATCACCCTGGCCCTCTCCCAGATGTTCGCCTTCATCTGCCTGCAGGTGCCCTTCACCCACGGCGAGGACGGCATTCAGGGTGTGCCCCGCGGGCATCTGCTCGGGCTGATCGATCTCAACCAGCCGCATGCGATGTACTACGTCACGCTCGCGATCTTCCTGTTCGGCGTCTTCGCCATCTGGCGCATCGTGAACTCGCCGTTCGGCAACATTCTGAAGGCCATTCGCGAGAACGAGAGACGCGCCGTCTCTCTCGGCTACAGGGTCGATCGCTACAAGCTCGGCGCCTTCGTCATGTCGGCCGCCCTCGCGGGTCTCGCGGGCGGCACAAAAGCGATCGTCTTCCAGTTCGCGACCCTGACGGATGTGCAGTGGCAGATGTCGGGCGAGGTCATCCTGATGACCCTTCTCGGCGGCATCGGCACCATGATCGGCCCCATCGTGGGGGCGGGACTGGTGATCGCCCTGCAGAACTATCTCGCCTCGTCGCAATTCCCCGTCACGGTTCTGATCGGCATCATCTTCGTCATCTGCGTCCTGCTGTTCCGCCGGGGCATCGTGGGCGAGATTCTGGAACTCATGAAGCGCAAGCCCAAAGGCACCGCCTGA
- a CDS encoding branched-chain amino acid ABC transporter permease, which translates to MSTIFGIPTPALYGQILIGLINGSFYAMLSLGLAVIFGLLRVINFTHGAQYMLGAFAAYLLLTYAGIGYWVALILAPLIVGAGAMIIERFMLRRLYGLDPLYGLLLTFGLALILEGAFRHWFGAAGKPYAPPTQLTGALNLGFMFMPVYRGWVVAASLFVCIGTWLLIEKTRLGAYLRAATENATLVQAFGVNVPLLLTLTYGLGAALAALAGVLAAPIYQVSPLMGSNLIIIVFAVVVVGGMGSILGAIVTGYMLGVLEGLTKVFYPEASSIVIFVIMAIVLLIRPAGLFGREE; encoded by the coding sequence ATGAGCACGATCTTCGGCATTCCCACCCCCGCCCTCTACGGCCAGATCCTCATCGGGCTGATCAACGGCTCCTTCTACGCCATGCTCAGCCTCGGCCTCGCGGTGATCTTCGGCCTGCTGCGGGTGATCAATTTCACGCACGGCGCCCAATACATGCTCGGCGCCTTCGCGGCCTATCTGCTGCTGACCTATGCGGGCATAGGCTACTGGGTCGCGCTCATCCTGGCGCCTCTCATCGTCGGCGCCGGAGCGATGATCATCGAACGCTTCATGCTGCGGCGCCTCTACGGCCTCGATCCGCTCTACGGCCTGCTGCTGACCTTCGGCCTGGCGCTCATCCTCGAAGGCGCATTCCGCCATTGGTTCGGGGCGGCGGGCAAGCCCTATGCGCCCCCGACTCAGCTGACCGGCGCGCTCAATCTCGGTTTCATGTTCATGCCGGTCTATCGCGGCTGGGTGGTCGCGGCCTCCCTGTTCGTGTGCATCGGCACATGGCTTCTGATCGAGAAGACGCGGCTCGGCGCCTATCTCCGGGCCGCCACGGAGAACGCCACGCTCGTGCAGGCCTTCGGCGTGAACGTGCCGCTTCTTCTGACGCTCACCTACGGTCTGGGAGCGGCCCTCGCTGCCCTGGCCGGCGTGCTGGCGGCTCCCATCTATCAGGTCAGTCCGCTGATGGGCTCGAACCTGATCATCATCGTCTTCGCCGTGGTCGTCGTCGGCGGCATGGGCTCGATCCTCGGCGCGATCGTGACCGGCTATATGCTCGGGGTGCTGGAAGGCCTGACGAAGGTCTTCTATCCGGAGGCCTCGAGCATCGTTATCTTCGTGATCATGGCCATCGTTCTGCTCATCAGGCCGGCAGGCCTCTTCGGGCGGGAGGAGTAA
- a CDS encoding ABC transporter ATP-binding protein — MSNAPLLEIRGLNAWYGESHVLHGVDLDIREGETVTLLGRNGAGKTTTLRAIMGILRRREGVIRLRGKDLLSLPLHKVAQSGIGYVPEERGIFASLNVAENLMLPPGVSDGGMSVDEIYTLFPNLHERRSSQGTKLSGGEQQMLAIARILRTGAKIILLDEPTEGLAPVIVQRIGDVLVTLKKRGMTILLVEQNFRFARKVADRFYLMEDGRIVNSFPGHELDARMDELQEVLGV, encoded by the coding sequence ATGAGTAACGCACCTCTCCTCGAAATTCGCGGGCTGAATGCCTGGTATGGCGAAAGTCATGTGCTCCACGGCGTCGACCTGGATATCCGCGAGGGCGAAACCGTGACGCTGCTCGGACGCAACGGCGCGGGCAAGACGACGACGTTGCGGGCCATCATGGGCATTCTGCGCCGTCGCGAAGGCGTGATCCGCCTGCGCGGGAAGGATCTCCTCAGCCTTCCCCTCCACAAGGTGGCCCAGAGCGGCATCGGCTACGTGCCCGAGGAGCGTGGAATTTTCGCCAGCCTCAACGTGGCCGAGAACCTCATGCTGCCGCCGGGCGTTTCGGACGGCGGAATGAGCGTGGACGAAATCTACACGCTCTTTCCCAACCTCCACGAACGCCGCTCGAGCCAGGGCACGAAGCTCTCCGGCGGCGAGCAGCAGATGCTGGCGATCGCCCGCATCCTGCGCACCGGAGCGAAGATCATCCTGCTCGACGAGCCGACGGAAGGTCTTGCCCCTGTCATCGTCCAGCGCATCGGCGACGTTCTCGTCACCCTCAAGAAGCGCGGCATGACGATTCTGCTCGTCGAGCAGAATTTCCGCTTCGCGCGCAAGGTCGCGGACCGCTTCTACCTCATGGAGGATGGACGTATCGTCAATTCCTTCCCGGGCCATGAGCTCGATGCGCGCATGGACGAACTCCAGGAAGTGCTGGGAGTGTAA
- a CDS encoding ABC transporter ATP-binding protein has protein sequence MVSTQPILSATGLTMEFRGFVAVKDVTLSVNEGTIHALIGPNGAGKTTVFNLLTKFLTPTRGQIAFRGTDITRMKPAEVARLGLVRSFQISAVFPHLTVLDNVRVALQRPKGLATQFWLSSGSLSALDARALELIDAVNLSPYAHLTASELSYGRKRALEIATTLALDPAMLLLDEPMAGMGHEDIGRIADLIRRVAKNRTVLMVEHNLHVVADLCDRVTVLARGEILSDGSYATVSADPRVREAYMGTEHE, from the coding sequence ATGGTCAGTACTCAACCGATTTTGAGCGCCACAGGCCTCACCATGGAGTTTCGCGGCTTCGTCGCCGTGAAGGACGTGACGTTGTCCGTCAACGAAGGAACGATCCATGCCTTGATCGGCCCGAACGGCGCCGGCAAGACCACGGTCTTCAATCTCCTCACCAAGTTTCTCACGCCGACGCGCGGGCAGATTGCCTTTCGCGGAACCGACATCACGCGCATGAAGCCCGCGGAGGTCGCGCGCCTCGGCCTCGTGCGCTCGTTCCAGATTTCGGCCGTGTTTCCGCATCTCACGGTGCTCGACAACGTGCGCGTGGCGCTTCAGCGCCCTAAAGGCCTCGCAACCCAGTTCTGGCTGTCCTCCGGCAGCCTCTCGGCGCTCGATGCGCGCGCGCTGGAGCTGATCGACGCGGTCAATCTCTCACCCTATGCGCACCTGACCGCGTCCGAACTGTCCTATGGCCGCAAGCGCGCTCTCGAGATCGCCACCACGCTTGCTCTCGACCCCGCCATGCTCCTGCTCGACGAGCCGATGGCCGGCATGGGCCATGAGGACATCGGAAGGATCGCCGACCTGATCCGGCGCGTCGCCAAGAACCGCACCGTGCTGATGGTGGAGCACAACCTGCACGTCGTCGCCGATCTGTGCGACCGCGTGACCGTTCTGGCGCGCGGAGAAATCCTGTCCGACGGCTCCTATGCGACCGTGAGCGCCGACCCGCGCGTGCGCGAGGCCTATATGGGGACCGAGCATGAGTAA
- a CDS encoding ABC transporter substrate-binding protein, translated as MRVLKPILFALSCTVAAQAAYAQQASDGVVKIGILNDQSGVYADFGGKSSVEAARMAVEDFGGKVLGVPVEIVNADHQNKPDVASSIARQWYDTEKVDAIMELTTSSVALAVQGLSKEKKKITMTTGAATTDLTGKQCSPYGFHWAYDTHALAVGTGGALVENGGNKWFFLTADYAFGYSLEEQTSKFVKSKGGQVVGSVRHPLAATDYSSFLLQAQSSGANVIGLANAGLDTANAIKQAAEFGITQNGTRLAALLFTLAEVHGLGLQAAQGLTLTEGWYWDQNDDNRAFAKRFQAKTGKMPNMIHVGTYSTVMQYLKAVQKAGTDETEAVAKALHEMPVQDAFTKNGKVLPNGRMVYDMYLFQVKKPDESKSEWDMYKQLATIPGDQAYMKAAESGCQLTQ; from the coding sequence ATGCGAGTTCTCAAGCCCATTCTGTTCGCCTTAAGCTGCACCGTGGCGGCGCAGGCTGCCTACGCCCAGCAGGCCTCCGATGGCGTGGTGAAGATCGGCATCCTCAACGATCAGTCCGGCGTCTATGCCGATTTCGGCGGCAAGTCCTCCGTCGAGGCCGCCCGCATGGCGGTGGAGGATTTCGGCGGCAAGGTGCTCGGCGTTCCGGTCGAGATCGTCAACGCGGACCATCAGAACAAGCCCGACGTGGCCTCCAGCATCGCGCGCCAGTGGTACGACACGGAGAAGGTCGACGCCATCATGGAGCTGACCACGTCGTCCGTCGCGCTCGCGGTCCAGGGCCTTTCGAAGGAAAAGAAGAAAATCACCATGACGACCGGTGCGGCGACGACCGACCTCACCGGCAAGCAATGCTCGCCCTACGGCTTCCACTGGGCCTACGATACCCACGCGCTGGCCGTGGGAACCGGCGGCGCGCTGGTGGAGAACGGCGGCAACAAGTGGTTCTTCCTCACGGCGGATTATGCCTTCGGCTATTCCCTCGAGGAGCAGACCTCCAAATTCGTGAAGTCCAAGGGCGGTCAGGTGGTCGGCTCCGTCCGCCATCCGCTGGCGGCGACGGATTATTCGTCCTTCCTCCTGCAGGCGCAGAGCTCCGGGGCCAACGTCATCGGCCTCGCCAATGCGGGCCTCGATACCGCGAACGCCATCAAGCAGGCGGCCGAGTTCGGCATCACCCAGAACGGCACCCGCCTGGCAGCGTTGCTCTTCACCCTCGCCGAAGTTCACGGCCTGGGCCTTCAGGCCGCGCAGGGCCTGACGCTCACGGAAGGCTGGTACTGGGATCAGAACGACGATAACCGCGCCTTCGCCAAGCGTTTCCAGGCCAAGACCGGCAAGATGCCCAACATGATCCATGTCGGCACCTATTCCACCGTGATGCAGTATCTGAAGGCCGTTCAGAAGGCCGGAACCGACGAGACAGAGGCCGTCGCCAAGGCACTGCATGAAATGCCGGTTCAGGACGCCTTCACCAAGAACGGCAAGGTGCTGCCCAACGGCCGCATGGTCTACGACATGTATCTCTTCCAGGTGAAGAAGCCGGACGAGAGCAAGAGCGAGTGGGACATGTACAAGCAGCTCGCCACGATCCCGGGCGACCAGGCCTACATGAAGGCCGCCGAAAGCGGCTGCCAGCTCACGCAGTAA
- a CDS encoding NAD-dependent succinate-semialdehyde dehydrogenase, with translation MTAHNPPERRAPALTDASLLVSQAYVAGEWVDAEGAKTIPVTDPFDGALIAHVPDLGVDAARRAIEKAHEVQKDWARRTAKERSQILKTWYDLIIANADDLALILTAEQGKPLAEAKGEVISNAAYIEWFAEEAKRIDGDIIPGANPSQRILVLKQPVGVCAAITPWNFPNGMITRKVGPALAAGCTMVLKPAAQTPLSALALAVLAERAGVPKGAFSVITTSDAKPIGEEFCHNPKVAKITFTGSTGVGRWLMREAGDSIKRLSLELGGNAPFIVFDDADLDAAVDGATASKFRNAGQTCVCANRIYVQESVAEAFAAKLVAKAQGLKLGRGTEAGVTMGPLIDDRAVAKMEDHVADALAKGGTVLVGGKRSALGGTFFEPTVMTGITQAMKVTKEETFAPLAPIITFKDEADVIAMANSTEFGLASYFYAKDMARVWRVAEALESGMVGVNTPALANEMAPFGGVKQSGLGREGSKYGIEGFLEIKYICLAGI, from the coding sequence ATGACAGCTCACAATCCCCCGGAACGTCGCGCGCCTGCCCTGACGGACGCGTCCCTTTTGGTCTCTCAGGCCTATGTGGCAGGCGAGTGGGTGGATGCCGAAGGGGCCAAGACCATTCCGGTCACCGATCCCTTCGACGGCGCGCTGATCGCCCATGTGCCGGATCTCGGGGTCGATGCCGCCCGGCGCGCCATCGAGAAGGCGCATGAGGTGCAGAAGGACTGGGCCCGGCGCACCGCCAAGGAGCGCAGCCAGATCCTCAAGACCTGGTATGATCTCATCATCGCGAACGCCGACGATCTCGCCCTCATTCTCACCGCCGAGCAGGGCAAGCCGCTCGCCGAGGCCAAGGGCGAGGTGATCTCGAACGCGGCCTATATCGAGTGGTTCGCGGAAGAGGCCAAGCGCATCGACGGCGACATCATTCCCGGCGCCAACCCGTCCCAGCGCATCCTGGTGCTCAAGCAGCCGGTGGGCGTGTGCGCGGCGATCACGCCCTGGAACTTCCCCAACGGCATGATCACCCGCAAGGTCGGCCCGGCGCTCGCGGCCGGCTGCACCATGGTGCTCAAGCCCGCCGCCCAGACGCCGCTCTCGGCGCTCGCGCTCGCCGTTCTGGCCGAGCGGGCCGGGGTGCCCAAGGGGGCGTTCTCGGTGATCACCACCAGTGACGCCAAGCCGATCGGCGAGGAGTTCTGTCACAATCCGAAGGTGGCCAAGATCACGTTTACCGGTTCCACGGGGGTCGGCCGCTGGCTGATGCGCGAGGCCGGCGACAGCATCAAGCGGCTGTCGCTCGAGCTGGGCGGCAACGCGCCCTTCATCGTGTTCGACGATGCCGATCTCGATGCGGCGGTGGACGGCGCCACCGCCTCGAAGTTCCGCAATGCCGGCCAGACCTGCGTGTGCGCCAACCGCATCTATGTGCAGGAGAGCGTGGCCGAGGCCTTTGCCGCAAAGCTCGTGGCCAAGGCGCAAGGGCTCAAGCTCGGCCGGGGGACGGAAGCCGGCGTGACCATGGGGCCGCTGATCGACGATCGCGCGGTGGCCAAGATGGAAGACCATGTCGCCGATGCGCTCGCCAAGGGCGGCACGGTGCTGGTCGGCGGCAAGCGCTCGGCTCTGGGCGGCACGTTCTTCGAGCCGACGGTGATGACCGGGATCACGCAGGCGATGAAGGTGACCAAGGAGGAGACCTTCGCGCCTTTGGCGCCGATCATCACGTTCAAGGACGAGGCCGACGTGATCGCGATGGCCAACAGCACGGAATTCGGCCTGGCGTCGTATTTCTATGCCAAGGACATGGCCCGGGTCTGGCGCGTGGCCGAGGCCCTGGAGAGCGGCATGGTGGGCGTGAACACGCCGGCTTTGGCCAACGAGATGGCGCCGTTCGGCGGCGTCAAGCAGTCGGGCCTGGGTCGTGAGGGCTCGAAATACGGCATCGAGGGCTTCCTCGAAATCAAGTATATCTGCCTCGCAGGGATCTGA
- a CDS encoding endonuclease/exonuclease/phosphatase family protein: MKLVTWNIQWGLGCDDRVDLERIVATAKALSDADVFCFQEISHGFAPHDGGEDQPAVMAALLPGYTPVFRSAVERRDGNGRPQVFGNMILSRLPVMEVTSHILPWPATECRSMQRQALEVVVATEFGPFRITTCHLEYHADEHRRAQVEHIRKVHEEHEKRARLTHRDVSEGPYRPLPAPVGALVCGDFNLGPDDPLHAEMRKPFASGVPSFVDAWTIRYGDTPHAPTTGVADFKQWPQGPHCRDYIFVTENVADRVVDLRVDGETTASDHQPVAITLRA, translated from the coding sequence ATGAAGCTCGTGACGTGGAACATCCAGTGGGGCCTCGGCTGCGACGACAGGGTCGATCTCGAGCGCATCGTCGCGACCGCGAAGGCGCTCAGCGACGCCGACGTATTCTGCTTCCAGGAGATCTCGCACGGGTTCGCGCCCCATGACGGCGGCGAGGACCAGCCCGCCGTCATGGCGGCGCTCCTGCCCGGCTACACGCCCGTGTTCCGGTCCGCCGTCGAGCGGCGGGACGGGAACGGGCGACCGCAGGTCTTTGGCAACATGATCCTCTCGCGCTTGCCCGTAATGGAGGTGACGAGCCACATCCTGCCCTGGCCCGCCACCGAATGCCGGAGTATGCAACGTCAGGCGCTCGAAGTCGTCGTGGCGACGGAGTTCGGCCCCTTCCGCATCACGACCTGCCATCTCGAATATCATGCGGACGAGCATCGTCGCGCTCAGGTGGAGCATATCCGCAAGGTCCACGAGGAGCATGAGAAGCGCGCCCGGCTCACGCATCGCGACGTCTCGGAGGGACCTTACCGCCCGCTTCCCGCGCCGGTCGGCGCGCTCGTCTGCGGCGACTTCAATCTCGGCCCTGACGATCCGCTCCACGCGGAAATGCGCAAGCCCTTCGCGTCAGGCGTTCCCTCCTTCGTCGATGCCTGGACGATCCGGTACGGCGACACGCCGCACGCGCCCACGACCGGCGTCGCCGACTTCAAGCAATGGCCGCAAGGCCCCCATTGCCGCGACTACATCTTCGTGACGGAGAATGTCGCCGACCGCGTCGTCGATCTGCGCGTCGACGGGGAGACGACGGCCTCCGACCATCAGCCGGTGGCGATCACGCTCCGCGCCTGA
- a CDS encoding carbohydrate ABC transporter permease: MRQKGHSVETIAAWVLALLWLLPLAYSLWSAFHPSEYATRFDITAPLTLDNFVRAWNQAPFARYYLNTVMLVSLVLAGQLVISTLAAYAFARFRFFGREVLFALVLVQLMIMPDVLIVENYRVISALNLLDTIPAIALPYIASAFGIFLLRQTFKGVPNELVEAARVEGASSFGVLWRVFVPLGKTTYIAFGLVSVSYHWNNFLWPLIVTNSVESRPLTVGLAVFGAPETGVDWSVITAATVMTMAPLLLAFLLFQRQFVQSFMRAGIR; the protein is encoded by the coding sequence ATGAGACAGAAAGGCCATTCGGTCGAAACCATCGCCGCCTGGGTGCTCGCGCTTCTGTGGCTGCTGCCGCTGGCCTACAGCCTGTGGAGCGCATTCCATCCGTCAGAGTATGCAACGCGCTTCGACATCACGGCACCGCTGACGCTCGACAACTTCGTGCGCGCCTGGAACCAGGCGCCCTTCGCGCGCTATTACCTGAACACGGTGATGCTGGTCTCGCTGGTGCTCGCGGGCCAGTTGGTCATCTCAACGCTCGCGGCCTATGCCTTCGCGCGCTTCCGCTTCTTCGGACGCGAGGTTCTGTTCGCCCTGGTGCTCGTGCAGCTCATGATCATGCCGGACGTGCTGATCGTCGAGAACTACCGCGTGATCAGCGCGCTCAACCTGCTGGACACGATTCCCGCCATCGCCCTGCCCTACATTGCCTCGGCCTTCGGCATCTTCCTGCTGCGCCAGACCTTCAAGGGCGTTCCGAACGAGCTCGTGGAGGCCGCGCGTGTCGAAGGCGCGTCCTCCTTCGGCGTGCTGTGGCGCGTCTTCGTGCCACTCGGCAAGACCACCTACATCGCCTTCGGGCTCGTGTCCGTGAGCTATCACTGGAACAACTTCCTGTGGCCGCTCATCGTCACCAACTCGGTCGAGAGCCGTCCGCTCACGGTGGGGCTCGCCGTCTTCGGGGCGCCGGAGACGGGCGTCGATTGGTCGGTGATCACGGCCGCCACCGTCATGACCATGGCACCGCTGCTCCTCGCCTTCCTCCTGTTCCAGCGGCAATTCGTTCAATCCTTCATGCGCGCAGGAATCCGCTGA